Proteins found in one Enterococcus sp. 9D6_DIV0238 genomic segment:
- the zapA gene encoding cell division protein ZapA, which translates to MVKEKTRYKAVIADHTYTIIGQESKQHMDLVTKLVNEQLAEIKHISPQTDNEQASVLLAINAISDQLKKQEKTINLEKEVAEYKKQTIRLAELENRIKRIEAIEEEARDVLKKNGQEGVEIHNHMEAQQILNENRKQQIQNKSTEQ; encoded by the coding sequence ATGGTCAAAGAAAAAACAAGATATAAAGCAGTGATTGCTGATCATACGTATACAATAATCGGGCAAGAAAGCAAACAACATATGGATTTAGTCACAAAACTAGTGAATGAGCAGTTAGCTGAAATCAAGCACATCTCACCACAGACAGATAATGAGCAAGCATCCGTGTTACTTGCGATCAATGCAATTTCTGATCAATTAAAAAAACAAGAGAAAACGATCAATTTAGAAAAAGAAGTGGCAGAATACAAAAAACAAACAATCCGTTTAGCTGAATTGGAAAATCGAATCAAACGGATCGAAGCAATCGAAGAAGAGGCACGAGATGTTTTGAAGAAGAACGGTCAAGAAGGTGTTGAGATCCATAATCACATGGAAGCCCAACAAATACTCAACGAAAACCGAAAACAACAAATTCAAAACAAAAGTACAGAGCAATAG
- a CDS encoding D-2-hydroxyacid dehydrogenase has protein sequence MKIFIYGIGKKEQPVAEKWAKEHNVEIAFTDQELNTQTVILAKGYDAISFQQMAAVHDEKIYQVMAENNIRLLSTRSAGIDGLNKDFLKKYQIAACNVPVYSPRAIAEHALTLTMMLLRQIPRLLQREQQQDFTLDGLIGREIHDLTVGVVGTGHIGLVTAELFTALGATVIAYDKNPKDDVGSVLTYRSSLEAVAQEADILTLHTPYIPENHHLINAALLKQMKPDALLINTARGPLVDTSALIQALKNGQIAGAGLDTLEDEMMFVNKTKAEQEKQNPYIEELLALDNVVVSPHIAFYTLQASKILMESSLNSLFTLYTTGSSDALI, from the coding sequence ATGAAAATTTTTATTTACGGGATTGGAAAAAAGGAACAGCCTGTTGCAGAAAAATGGGCCAAAGAGCATAACGTTGAGATTGCATTTACGGATCAAGAATTGAACACCCAAACAGTTATTTTAGCAAAGGGATATGATGCAATCTCATTTCAACAAATGGCCGCTGTGCATGATGAAAAAATCTATCAAGTCATGGCAGAAAATAATATTCGTTTACTTTCTACACGTTCTGCAGGGATTGACGGATTAAATAAAGATTTTCTAAAAAAATATCAGATCGCTGCATGCAACGTGCCAGTATATAGTCCGCGAGCAATTGCAGAGCATGCCTTAACTTTGACAATGATGCTGCTGCGTCAAATTCCAAGACTTCTACAAAGAGAGCAGCAACAAGATTTTACATTGGACGGTTTGATTGGGAGAGAAATTCACGATCTGACAGTCGGTGTAGTCGGAACCGGTCATATCGGTTTAGTTACCGCAGAATTATTCACTGCCTTAGGTGCAACTGTCATTGCTTATGATAAAAACCCTAAAGATGATGTTGGTTCTGTTTTGACTTACCGCAGCTCTTTAGAAGCAGTTGCTCAAGAAGCAGACATTCTGACACTCCACACTCCCTATATTCCAGAGAATCATCATTTGATCAATGCGGCTTTATTGAAGCAAATGAAACCTGATGCTCTTTTGATCAATACAGCTAGAGGACCTCTAGTTGATACTTCTGCATTGATCCAAGCACTTAAAAATGGACAAATTGCTGGTGCTGGTTTAGATACTTTAGAAGACGAAATGATGTTCGTCAACAAAACAAAAGCTGAACAAGAAAAGCAAAATCCTTATATTGAAGAATTACTGGCATTAGACAATGTTGTTGTTAGTCCGCACATTGCTTTTTATACATTACAAGCCTCAAAAATTTTGATGGAAAGCTCTTTAAACAGCTTATTTACTCTATATACAACTGGTTCTAGCGATGCTTTGATCTAA
- a CDS encoding PolC-type DNA polymerase III has protein sequence MAEKAQNLFEKLIDQIQLSEQERQHPLIQQGKINKVIVHQQSRHWEFHLGFSEILPVMLYQSFMQQLQLAFQQIAGVSVKITTEKTEFTADQLTDYWQVALLNSQCDTPLVQRVIKSQTPIIENKKIILPVDNDAVIPYLKQQYLPIIEDLFLDYGFPKFHIEPKMDEQQAKRVLALFEERKQEQDAAFQQQAAESLIKHEQKKKQQQQQGPALEGPIRLGRNIPNDEPIMPMGNILEEERRITIEGFIFDKEVRELRSKRKILILKITDYTSSFIVKKFSNGEKDEQVFDAIQKNSWVRVRGSIQEDTFMRDLVMNCQDLMEVKHAPRKDYAPEGDKRVELHLHSNMSTMDATNNVGDLVAQAGKWGHKAIAITDHGGAQAFPDAHSAGKKAGVKILYGVEANVVDDGVPIAYNEAHIELSEATYVVFDVETTGLSAVYDTIIELAAVKMHKGNIIDTFEQFIDPGHPLSQTTINLTGITDEMVRGSKSEEEVLRLFREFSEGTILVAHNASFDMGFLNTSYGKYDIPEAENPVIDTLELSRYLHPTFKSHRLNTLSKKFGVNLEQHHRAIYDSESTGHLCWIFLKDAKENHGMNYHDELNMHIGEGDSYKRARPFHATILATTQAGLKNLFKLISMSNVNYFFRIPRIPRSQLNKLREGLIIGSACSSGEIFEAMMQKGVEEAKNRAKFYDYIEVMPKAVYAPLLEQELVKSEADLEEIIANLVKIGDELDKPVVATGNVHYLNEEDSIYRKILIGSMGGANPLNRHSLPDVHFRTTDEMLTAFQFLGEETAHKLVVENPNMIADMCDEITPVKDDLYTPKIPGSEDEIRNLSYTRAKELYGDPLPDIVEKRLKKELDSIIGNGFSVIYLISQKLVHKSMEDGYLVGSRGSVGSSFVATMTGITEVNPLAPHYHCTNCQYSEFFEDGSYGSGFDMPEKNCPNCGQRLFKDGHDIPFETFLGFHGDKVPDIDLNFSGDYQAEAHNYTKVLFGEEYVYRAGTIGTVADKTAYGFVKGYERDHNLHFRGAEVDRLAKGSTGVKRTTGQHPGGIIVIPDYMDVYDFTPIQFPADDQNAEWKTTHFDFHSIHDNILKLDILGHDDPTVIRMLQDLSGIDPKTIPTDDSEMMRIFAGPEVLGVTPEQIYSKTGTLGIPEFGTRFVRGMLEETHPSTFAELLQISGLSHGTDVWLGNAEELIKRGEANLAEVIGCRDDIMVYLIHAGLDSGMAFKIMETVRKGLWNKIPDELREEYLKAMKENNVPDWYIDSCSKIKYMFPKAHAAAYVLMALRVAYFKVYFPILYYCAYFSVRADDFDLVAMSQGKEAVKARMKEIQDKGLEASTKEKNLLTVLELANEMLERGFKFGMIDLYKSDAENFVIDGDTLIAPFRAVPSLGLNVARSIVEARSEPFLSKEDLATRGKVSKTLIEYMNENGVLKDLPDENQLSLFDML, from the coding sequence GTGGCAGAAAAAGCACAAAACTTATTTGAAAAGTTGATCGATCAGATTCAATTAAGCGAACAAGAACGGCAACATCCGTTGATCCAACAAGGAAAAATCAATAAGGTAATTGTTCACCAGCAAAGCCGTCATTGGGAATTTCATTTAGGCTTTTCAGAAATTTTACCAGTAATGCTGTATCAATCATTTATGCAGCAATTACAATTAGCATTTCAACAAATTGCAGGTGTTTCAGTGAAAATCACGACTGAAAAGACCGAGTTTACCGCAGATCAGTTAACAGACTACTGGCAAGTAGCGTTACTGAACAGCCAGTGTGATACTCCTTTAGTGCAGCGTGTGATCAAGAGTCAAACACCGATCATTGAAAATAAAAAAATTATTTTACCTGTTGATAATGATGCAGTCATTCCCTATCTAAAACAACAATATTTGCCGATTATCGAAGATCTATTTCTTGACTATGGCTTTCCTAAATTCCATATTGAACCTAAAATGGATGAACAACAGGCGAAGCGTGTTTTAGCCTTATTTGAGGAACGAAAACAAGAACAAGACGCAGCTTTTCAACAGCAGGCAGCAGAGTCGTTGATCAAGCATGAACAAAAGAAAAAACAACAGCAACAACAAGGTCCAGCGTTGGAAGGTCCTATTCGTTTGGGTAGAAATATTCCAAATGATGAACCAATTATGCCGATGGGCAACATTTTAGAAGAAGAACGCCGTATTACGATCGAGGGCTTTATTTTTGATAAAGAAGTACGTGAATTGCGTTCAAAACGAAAAATCTTGATTTTAAAAATCACAGACTATACCTCTTCTTTTATTGTTAAAAAGTTCTCGAATGGTGAAAAGGATGAACAAGTCTTTGATGCGATCCAGAAAAATAGTTGGGTTCGAGTTCGAGGCAGCATTCAAGAAGATACCTTTATGCGGGATCTAGTCATGAACTGTCAGGATTTGATGGAAGTCAAACATGCACCACGTAAAGACTATGCACCAGAAGGAGATAAGCGGGTAGAACTTCATTTACACAGCAACATGAGTACGATGGACGCAACGAATAATGTAGGTGATTTAGTCGCTCAAGCAGGTAAATGGGGACATAAGGCCATCGCGATCACCGATCATGGTGGTGCTCAAGCTTTCCCGGATGCTCACAGTGCTGGTAAAAAAGCGGGCGTAAAAATTTTGTACGGTGTCGAAGCAAATGTTGTGGATGATGGGGTGCCGATCGCCTATAATGAAGCGCACATTGAATTAAGTGAAGCTACTTATGTTGTGTTTGACGTGGAAACGACTGGACTATCAGCAGTTTATGATACGATCATTGAATTGGCTGCGGTCAAAATGCACAAAGGAAATATCATTGATACATTCGAACAATTTATCGATCCGGGACATCCTTTGTCTCAGACGACCATCAATTTAACGGGTATTACGGATGAAATGGTTCGTGGGTCAAAATCAGAAGAAGAAGTATTACGTCTTTTTAGAGAATTTTCAGAAGGCACGATTTTAGTTGCCCACAATGCTTCGTTTGATATGGGATTTTTAAATACGAGTTACGGTAAATATGACATACCAGAGGCTGAAAATCCAGTCATCGATACATTGGAATTATCTCGATATTTGCACCCAACCTTCAAAAGTCACCGTTTAAATACCTTGTCTAAAAAATTCGGTGTCAATCTAGAGCAGCATCACCGGGCGATCTATGACTCTGAATCAACGGGTCACTTATGCTGGATCTTCTTAAAAGATGCGAAAGAAAATCATGGCATGAATTATCATGATGAACTGAATATGCATATTGGAGAAGGCGATTCGTATAAACGAGCACGTCCTTTCCATGCAACGATTTTAGCAACAACACAGGCTGGTTTAAAAAATCTCTTTAAGCTGATTTCAATGTCTAATGTGAATTACTTTTTCAGAATTCCGCGGATTCCTCGTTCTCAGCTGAATAAATTACGTGAAGGCTTGATCATTGGTTCGGCTTGTTCGAGTGGTGAAATTTTCGAAGCGATGATGCAAAAAGGGGTAGAAGAGGCTAAAAATCGGGCAAAATTTTATGATTATATCGAAGTGATGCCCAAAGCTGTCTATGCGCCTTTACTTGAACAGGAATTAGTCAAAAGTGAAGCTGACTTGGAAGAAATCATTGCGAATTTAGTCAAGATCGGTGACGAATTGGATAAACCGGTTGTTGCAACGGGGAATGTCCATTATTTGAATGAAGAAGATAGTATTTATCGTAAAATTTTGATTGGTTCGATGGGGGGAGCAAATCCTCTGAATCGCCATAGTTTGCCGGATGTTCATTTTAGAACAACGGATGAAATGCTGACGGCTTTCCAATTTTTAGGAGAAGAAACAGCTCATAAGCTGGTTGTAGAAAATCCTAATATGATTGCAGATATGTGTGATGAAATCACTCCTGTTAAGGATGATTTGTATACACCTAAGATTCCAGGTTCTGAAGATGAGATCAGAAACTTGAGCTATACACGTGCCAAAGAATTATATGGCGATCCACTACCGGATATTGTTGAAAAACGATTGAAAAAGGAATTGGATAGTATCATCGGAAATGGCTTCTCAGTTATTTATTTGATTTCGCAAAAGTTAGTGCACAAGAGTATGGAAGATGGCTATTTGGTTGGTTCCCGTGGGTCAGTGGGGTCGAGTTTTGTCGCGACGATGACTGGGATCACAGAAGTTAACCCATTAGCACCTCATTATCACTGCACGAACTGTCAATATTCTGAATTCTTTGAAGATGGTTCTTATGGTTCCGGGTTCGATATGCCGGAGAAAAATTGTCCGAACTGTGGGCAGCGTTTGTTTAAAGATGGTCATGATATTCCTTTTGAAACATTCTTAGGTTTCCACGGAGATAAAGTACCCGATATCGATTTGAACTTTTCAGGTGATTATCAGGCTGAAGCTCATAACTATACGAAGGTGCTGTTTGGTGAGGAATATGTGTATCGTGCCGGAACGATTGGTACCGTTGCAGACAAAACGGCTTACGGTTTCGTTAAGGGCTATGAGCGTGATCACAATCTTCATTTCAGAGGAGCCGAAGTGGATCGTTTAGCAAAAGGTTCAACTGGGGTGAAACGGACGACAGGACAGCATCCGGGCGGAATCATTGTTATTCCGGATTATATGGATGTCTATGACTTTACACCGATTCAATTTCCTGCGGATGATCAAAATGCGGAATGGAAAACGACTCACTTCGACTTTCACTCGATCCACGATAATATTTTGAAACTTGATATACTAGGACACGATGATCCAACAGTCATTCGGATGTTACAGGATTTATCCGGAATCGATCCGAAAACGATACCGACAGACGATTCGGAAATGATGCGGATTTTTGCAGGACCAGAAGTTTTAGGTGTTACTCCGGAACAGATCTATTCTAAAACGGGTACGTTAGGGATTCCGGAATTTGGGACAAGATTTGTACGAGGAATGTTGGAAGAAACACACCCGTCGACTTTTGCAGAGCTATTACAAATTTCTGGTCTATCTCATGGTACAGATGTTTGGCTGGGAAATGCGGAGGAATTGATCAAACGTGGAGAAGCGAACCTGGCAGAAGTAATTGGTTGTCGTGACGATATCATGGTTTATTTGATCCATGCAGGACTGGACAGTGGGATGGCCTTCAAAATCATGGAAACGGTACGTAAAGGTTTATGGAATAAGATTCCTGATGAGCTGCGTGAAGAATACTTGAAAGCAATGAAGGAAAATAATGTACCCGATTGGTACATCGATTCTTGTTCAAAAATCAAGTACATGTTCCCGAAAGCCCATGCGGCAGCATACGTATTGATGGCTTTGCGGGTAGCGTATTTTAAAGTGTATTTTCCTATTCTTTACTACTGTGCTTATTTCTCTGTTCGTGCAGATGACTTTGATTTGGTGGCAATGTCTCAAGGTAAAGAAGCAGTCAAAGCTCGAATGAAAGAGATTCAGGATAAAGGACTGGAAGCCTCTACAAAAGAGAAGAATTTATTGACTGTTTTAGAATTAGCGAATGAAATGTTAGAGCGCGGATTTAAATTTGGGATGATCGATCTGTATAAGTCAGATGCTGAAAATTTTGTCATCGATGGAGATACCTTGATTGCCCCATTTAGGGCAGTTCCAAGTTTGGGTCTCAACGTGGCTCGCTCTATCGTAGAAGCAAGGTCTGAACCGTTTTTATCAAAAGAAGACTTAGCAACACGAGGAAAAGTCTCTAAAACATTGATAGAATATATGAATGAAAATGGCGTGTTGAAAGATTTGCCTGATGAAAATCAGTTATCCTTGTTTGATATGCTTTAA
- a CDS encoding proline--tRNA ligase, producing MKQSKMLIPTLREVPNDAEVLSHQMLLRAGYIRQVSAGIYSYLPLANRVLEKLKKIMREEFDKIDAVEMLMPALLPAELWKESGRYETYGPNLYRLKDRNDRDLILGPTHEETFTELIRNEINSYKRLPLNLYQIQTKYRDEKRPRFGLLRGREFIMKDGYSFHSSEESLDQSYRDYEKAYSAIFERCGLNFRAIIGDGGAMGGKDSKEFMAISDIGEDTICFSTEGDYAANLEMATSLYTPKKSHETQLEIEKTATPNVSSIEEVAAFFNVEAQKIIKSVLFMADEEPVLVLVRGDHEVNDVKLKNFLGVDFLDEATEEDARKYLGADFGSVGPVELSEEVKLYADRHVQDLANAIAGANETGYHLTNVNPGRDFTPISYEDLRFVQEGDPSPDGNGLLEFTKGIEIGHIFKLGTRYSESMGATVLDENGREKPVIMGCYGIGVSRLLSAIVEQNIDENGINWPTGISPFDLHVVQMNVKDEYQSKLAQEVEEMMSASGYEVLVDDRNERAGVKFADADLIGCPIRITVGKKAVDGVVEVKIKRTGEMVEVRKEELESTLTILLNPEKE from the coding sequence ATGAAACAGTCAAAAATGCTAATCCCAACATTACGAGAGGTACCAAATGATGCTGAAGTGTTAAGTCATCAAATGCTGCTTAGAGCGGGCTATATCCGCCAAGTATCAGCAGGAATTTATTCTTATCTGCCTTTAGCTAATCGTGTCCTCGAAAAATTGAAGAAAATCATGCGTGAAGAATTTGATAAGATCGATGCAGTCGAAATGTTGATGCCGGCATTACTACCAGCTGAATTATGGAAAGAATCTGGTCGTTATGAAACTTACGGTCCCAACTTGTATCGATTAAAGGATCGTAATGATCGTGACTTGATTCTTGGTCCTACACATGAAGAAACATTTACTGAGCTGATCCGTAACGAAATCAATTCATATAAACGTTTACCATTGAATCTGTATCAAATCCAAACAAAATATCGTGATGAAAAACGTCCACGTTTCGGTCTATTGAGAGGCCGTGAATTTATTATGAAGGATGGCTATTCATTCCATTCAAGCGAAGAAAGCTTGGATCAATCTTACCGTGATTATGAGAAAGCTTACTCAGCTATTTTTGAGCGCTGTGGTCTGAATTTCCGGGCGATCATCGGTGACGGTGGTGCAATGGGCGGAAAAGATTCAAAAGAGTTTATGGCCATATCTGACATCGGTGAAGATACGATTTGTTTTTCAACTGAAGGTGATTACGCGGCAAACTTAGAAATGGCAACTAGCCTTTATACACCAAAAAAATCGCATGAGACACAATTAGAAATTGAGAAAACGGCAACACCAAACGTCTCTTCGATCGAAGAAGTTGCAGCATTTTTCAATGTTGAAGCGCAAAAAATAATCAAGTCAGTTCTATTCATGGCTGATGAAGAACCTGTGTTAGTTTTAGTTCGTGGTGACCATGAAGTCAATGACGTCAAATTGAAAAACTTCTTAGGCGTTGATTTCTTAGATGAAGCAACAGAGGAAGATGCGCGTAAATATTTAGGTGCTGATTTTGGTTCAGTTGGACCAGTTGAGTTATCTGAAGAAGTTAAGTTATACGCTGATCGACATGTTCAGGATTTAGCCAATGCAATTGCTGGAGCAAATGAAACTGGCTACCATCTAACTAATGTGAATCCAGGGCGTGATTTTACACCGATCAGTTATGAAGATTTACGCTTTGTTCAGGAAGGGGACCCTTCACCTGATGGAAATGGACTATTAGAATTTACAAAGGGGATTGAAATAGGTCATATCTTCAAATTAGGCACACGTTACAGTGAGTCGATGGGCGCAACGGTCTTAGATGAAAATGGTCGTGAAAAACCTGTGATCATGGGTTGTTATGGTATTGGCGTCAGCCGACTGTTATCAGCGATCGTTGAACAAAATATCGATGAAAATGGTATTAATTGGCCAACTGGAATTTCACCATTTGACTTGCATGTCGTTCAAATGAATGTCAAAGATGAATACCAATCGAAACTGGCTCAAGAAGTGGAAGAAATGATGTCTGCTTCTGGCTATGAAGTTCTTGTGGATGACCGCAATGAACGTGCAGGAGTGAAATTTGCTGATGCTGATTTGATTGGTTGTCCGATCCGAATCACTGTTGGGAAAAAAGCGGTCGATGGTGTTGTTGAAGTGAAGATCAAACGAACAGGTGAAATGGTAGAAGTACGTAAGGAAGAACTTGAAAGTACTTTGACTATCTTGCTTAATCCAGAAAAAGAATAA
- the rseP gene encoding RIP metalloprotease RseP, producing MKTIITFIIVFGILVLVHEFGHFFFAKRSGILVREFAIGMGPKIFAHQGKDGTAYTIRILPIGGYVRMAGMGEDETELAPGMTLSVELNEQEEVVKINTSKKVQLTNSIPMEMLEADLEEELFIKGYVNGDETNEITYKVNHDATIIEQDGTEVRIAPIDVQFQSAKLWQRMLTNFAGPMNNFILAFVLFTLYVFMQGGVTYTNTNQIGDVQADSPAQKADLKANDKILAIDGKEVSTWEDFTKIIQASPEKKLTLDVESDGKTKEVAITPKSQKSGEQEIGMIGITPPKKTSFTDKLAGGIQTTLESSMQIFKALKSLFTGFSLDKLGGPVMMFQMSSEASKAGLNTVIWLMAMLSVNLGIINLLPIPALDGGKIVLNIIEGLRGKPLSQEKEGILTLIGFGFIMVLMVLVTWNDIQRFFF from the coding sequence ATGAAAACGATCATTACATTTATAATTGTCTTTGGTATTCTCGTCCTTGTGCACGAATTTGGCCACTTTTTCTTTGCAAAACGCTCAGGGATTTTAGTGCGGGAATTTGCGATAGGTATGGGACCAAAGATTTTTGCTCATCAAGGCAAAGACGGCACAGCTTATACGATTCGTATTCTGCCGATCGGCGGGTATGTCCGAATGGCTGGAATGGGGGAAGATGAAACTGAGCTAGCCCCCGGGATGACTCTTTCTGTTGAGTTGAATGAACAGGAAGAAGTCGTAAAAATCAATACAAGTAAAAAAGTTCAGCTGACAAACAGTATCCCGATGGAAATGTTGGAAGCAGATCTAGAGGAAGAATTATTCATCAAAGGTTACGTGAACGGTGATGAAACAAACGAAATCACGTATAAAGTAAATCATGATGCAACGATCATTGAACAGGATGGTACTGAAGTGCGAATCGCGCCTATCGATGTCCAGTTTCAGTCAGCTAAATTATGGCAGCGAATGTTGACGAATTTTGCCGGACCGATGAATAATTTCATTTTAGCTTTTGTTTTGTTTACATTATACGTCTTCATGCAGGGCGGTGTAACATATACAAATACAAATCAGATCGGCGATGTTCAGGCAGATAGTCCAGCACAAAAAGCAGATTTGAAAGCAAATGACAAAATTTTAGCAATCGATGGCAAAGAAGTTTCGACGTGGGAGGATTTTACAAAAATCATCCAAGCTAGTCCTGAAAAAAAATTAACACTAGACGTAGAGTCTGATGGAAAGACAAAAGAAGTAGCAATCACACCTAAAAGTCAAAAGTCAGGAGAACAGGAAATTGGTATGATCGGCATTACACCGCCGAAGAAAACTAGTTTCACAGACAAACTGGCTGGGGGCATCCAGACGACTTTAGAGAGTTCCATGCAGATCTTTAAAGCACTAAAATCACTGTTTACCGGTTTTAGTTTGGATAAATTGGGCGGACCGGTCATGATGTTCCAAATGTCTTCAGAAGCTTCTAAAGCTGGATTGAATACAGTTATCTGGCTGATGGCAATGTTGTCGGTCAATCTAGGAATCATCAATTTATTGCCGATCCCAGCTTTGGACGGCGGTAAAATTGTCTTGAACATTATCGAAGGACTTAGAGGGAAACCTTTGAGTCAAGAAAAAGAAGGGATACTAACACTTATTGGGTTTGGTTTTATCATGGTATTGATGGTGTTAGTGACCTGGAATGATATTCAACGTTTTTTCTTTTAA
- a CDS encoding 1-deoxy-D-xylulose-5-phosphate reductoisomerase: MKKIALLGATGSIGSNTVDVVKAYPELFQIDSLTFHSNVEAGADLIEQLNPRYVGVGSEDIKEILASRFPAVEFGVGEIGLVQAATLDSVDVVLTAVTGSVGLAPTMAAIEAGKDIALANKETLVMAGQWVMEAAAKHKVQILPVDSEHSAIYQCLEGQPKENLKELMITASGGSFRDLSREDLKKVTLEQALKHPNWSMGKKITIDSSTMMNKGLEVIEAHWLFGVDYDKIKVVLHKESIVHSMIVLTDGAYLAQLGPSDMREPIQYALTYPKRLPIKNEKAFDLTQISQLNFEVMDFERFPMLRLAFEVGRKGGAYPTVYNAANEIAATAFIEGKISYLQIEHFVQRAVNEYNETTEVTLEEVIAIDKKTRTIIERWIKEEGHL; this comes from the coding sequence ATGAAGAAAATAGCATTACTAGGAGCAACAGGTTCGATCGGTTCAAATACAGTTGATGTAGTCAAAGCTTATCCTGAATTATTTCAAATCGATTCCCTTACATTTCATTCAAATGTGGAGGCGGGCGCAGATTTGATTGAGCAGCTGAATCCTCGATATGTCGGGGTTGGCTCAGAAGATATCAAAGAAATTCTTGCTTCTCGTTTTCCGGCAGTTGAATTTGGTGTAGGAGAAATAGGCTTGGTTCAAGCTGCTACGTTAGATTCTGTAGATGTTGTCTTGACTGCTGTCACAGGAAGCGTCGGGCTTGCGCCGACGATGGCCGCAATAGAAGCAGGAAAAGATATTGCACTGGCAAATAAAGAAACTCTGGTCATGGCAGGCCAATGGGTCATGGAGGCAGCAGCTAAACACAAGGTGCAAATATTACCTGTAGACAGTGAACATTCAGCCATTTATCAGTGTTTAGAAGGACAACCAAAAGAAAATTTGAAGGAATTGATGATCACAGCTTCTGGCGGCAGTTTTAGGGATCTATCACGAGAAGATCTAAAAAAAGTTACTTTAGAACAAGCGTTAAAGCACCCAAACTGGTCGATGGGCAAAAAAATCACGATCGACTCTTCCACGATGATGAATAAAGGGTTAGAAGTTATTGAAGCCCATTGGTTATTTGGTGTAGATTATGATAAAATAAAAGTTGTTTTACATAAAGAAAGTATTGTCCACTCAATGATCGTTCTAACTGATGGTGCTTACTTAGCTCAATTAGGACCAAGTGACATGCGTGAACCGATCCAATACGCATTGACGTATCCCAAACGCTTACCGATAAAAAATGAAAAAGCATTTGATTTGACTCAGATCAGTCAGTTGAATTTTGAAGTAATGGATTTTGAGCGTTTTCCTATGTTGAGATTAGCATTTGAAGTAGGGAGAAAAGGCGGCGCTTATCCAACTGTTTATAATGCAGCAAATGAAATCGCTGCGACAGCTTTCATTGAAGGCAAAATTTCATACTTGCAGATTGAACACTTTGTTCAGCGAGCAGTGAACGAGTACAATGAAACAACCGAAGTCACTTTAGAAGAAGTGATTGCGATCGATAAAAAAACAAGAACTATCATAGAAAGATGGATCAAGGAAGAAGGTCATTTATGA
- a CDS encoding phosphatidate cytidylyltransferase: MRQRVITAAVALVVFIPIIWYGGFLIELAAAVLAVVGVYELFRMKGLEIVSFEGVLSALGAVLLVLPKERWFFFLPEKADNFILFYVTVMILLGGLVASKNMYTISQAGFPVITSLYVGVGFQNFVNARATGFVVLLYALFVVWATDIGAYFIGKRFGQRKLWPEVSPNKTIEGSLGGILSAVVVALLFLTLTPNKELFTYNLPIMLAMTVVFSIVGQFGDLVESSIKRHYDVKDSGTILPGHGGILDRFDSLLFVFPIMHLFGLF, encoded by the coding sequence ATGAGACAGCGTGTTATTACGGCTGCCGTAGCTTTAGTTGTGTTTATTCCAATTATTTGGTACGGAGGTTTTCTGATCGAATTGGCTGCTGCTGTGCTTGCAGTGGTTGGTGTTTACGAGTTATTTAGAATGAAGGGGTTAGAAATCGTTAGTTTCGAAGGGGTCCTTTCTGCTTTGGGTGCAGTATTGCTAGTGTTGCCGAAAGAGCGTTGGTTTTTCTTTTTACCTGAAAAAGCTGACAATTTTATTTTGTTTTATGTTACAGTGATGATTTTACTAGGCGGCCTTGTGGCGTCAAAAAATATGTATACTATTTCTCAGGCTGGTTTTCCAGTGATCACTAGCTTGTATGTTGGTGTTGGTTTTCAAAACTTCGTCAATGCAAGAGCTACTGGCTTTGTTGTACTGCTTTATGCATTATTTGTGGTTTGGGCAACAGATATCGGCGCTTATTTCATTGGGAAACGCTTCGGTCAAAGAAAATTATGGCCGGAAGTTTCACCTAATAAGACGATCGAGGGTTCTTTGGGCGGTATTCTTAGTGCAGTAGTTGTCGCGTTATTATTCTTGACGTTAACACCAAACAAAGAATTATTTACGTATAATTTACCCATCATGTTAGCAATGACTGTGGTCTTTTCGATCGTTGGTCAATTTGGTGATTTAGTCGAGTCATCGATCAAGCGGCATTATGATGTAAAAGATTCTGGAACGATTCTACCTGGGCATGGCGGGATTTTGGATCGTTTTGATAGTTTGCTTTTTGTTTTTCCAATCATGCATTTATTCGGATTATTTTAA